One Sparus aurata chromosome 23, fSpaAur1.1, whole genome shotgun sequence genomic window, GATGGCAAAGTATCATTGTTTTTCTTACATCACTCATATAGACAACCCTCCAACTTAGTTATTCAGTCATttactttaacttttcacctatcagtgtttatttcatttatgcCTTTCATTTTAAGTCTGTATTTagttcattttctgtttttattttcatattttttgatGTCTTACGcgtaaaaaacagttttctatgtgtttaaaaagaatacaaattgttctgatcaaataaaaacagggCCATTGTAAGCGTTACAAAGATGTACACATATtttcttattcatttattgCATGGCTGCTGGACTCTCTCGGGTGCATTAATctacagacacatacacatacacattcacagaacAACCAAACCACTTCCGCTGGAAATTTTCAGTAaggcattgtgtttttttaaaaaccactgACTATCAACACCAACTGCCCTCCAGACTGTCTGAAGTCGATTTCAGACTGATCTTGTGCACCCTAGACACACCCGGTGAGACAGAACGAAACTGATATTACTCCCCTTTTTAGGTGATGATATCATAACCCGAAAGCAGCCAGAATAGCTACAAATCAGATCTTAAAGACAATTCTGTTCACTGTCAGgctatgaaaaaaacaatagtaGATGGAGGTGGAACTTTTAATATAGCAAATTACTActgtaattaattttttttaattaattaattttaaatttgtttaatttgtaatttgtttaattttctaCATAAGGGGTGTGCATTCAGTGTCTTGAGGCTTCAAGGCGTAACATCCTGTGTTTCAGAACTCAGCAAGGCAGACTCGGCATACAAGACCAACCGCAGTATGTCAACGGCAAGTCCTCTTCCTGCTTTGAGGCgagaaacaataaatacagtGAGGCTGTCCACAAAGTCTCATAAGAGGTGAAGGAAATAGGAGGAGTACAATATGACTTCGCTCTGTGTGCTTTTATAACTGAAAAGGCCATGAAGAGGAACTTTGCATGCGTTCTCATTTTCATTCAGCTCTTTGAAGGTAAGAGGAATTCAGATCTTAGTAAAAGAATGTAAACTGATATTCGTTGTAATCCTAAATGAAAGTCTTAATTTtgccttatttattttttatttttttagctttGTTACCCACACAATAACATTTCTCTAACATAACGTGTATGCAGTGtagtttgtctttattttgtatattttttatttttttttgctggtaaTTGGCGACCtggggatgagactcaacaatcaactatctttctccataGATGCTTGCTGCACATTTACTGTTTAATGTTGCACTTAATTTGTCATTCAAATTGGATGTCAGCTGGAATCATCTCCAGCTCTTTTATCTTATCGCTTTAAATTTCACAGCAATCCGTCCACTAGTTGTTGAGACATTGttcaaaaaacaagacacatgtttatctcaggGTGGCGTTAAGAGATGAAAAGTCCAGAAATCAACAGAGTCAGTGGGATTCATCCTCTTGGAACCATACATGTCTGAACGAAATCTCAggacaatccatccaatagttgttgagatattacAGTCTGAAacaaagtggtggactgaccCCACACTGTCTTCGACAGAGCCATGCAGCATGACCAAAACTGTCATTATTTCAGTCTATGCAGAGTTGATCTTCAGGAAGCTGTCAGAGAGCGAATCACTTGAGCTCTCATGCACCCCTCAGCTGGAGCACAGCAGCCTCACAGGCCTCCACCTTTACCACCGCAATGCCCAGAGCCAGACCACCCTGCTGTCGATGGCAGAGGGCGGCGAGGTCAGGGTCAACCCGGAACACAGGGGCCGTCTGCAGCTCCGTGGAGGACTGGACTCCCTGCAGATAAATGTGACCACATCACATTTAAAGCCCAGTGACACAGGACTCTACGTGTTGGAGCTGAGCTACAGAGAGAACAACTCTGAGCAGATCATCTTCATCAGCGCTCAAAAGGTTTTCTTGTTGGTTGAAGGGACAGGTATGTGGTTCACCCCTCACAATGCACACTTGCAGTTTGTTGGGAGTAAAACCAACCAGAATAAATATTGGCAGTGTGCGTTCCTACAAACCACGGATGTGGTCTCTTCAGGTTCAATCCTGAGTCTGTGCTGTGCTTGTGGTCTTGATGGGTTTAAGCACAAAACCACTTTAGGTAAGGTGTAAGAAAAGATCACATTTAGGCTTACCAGGTTAAAAACTTCCAGTGGTTTAATGCTTAAAATGTTGACACACCACCTCGAAAGCTTGGCAGCTGTCTCGCCGATAGACCGCcacctgacatgaaagtcagctcagaTACAAGTAATACGAACGTGATATGACttgtattgtagaaatgtcaatatcaCATGTATGACTCTCACACACTTGAATGCATCTGTCTGTCAGACTTCTTTCTGGCGACTGTTCAGATTCtaatgtgttggtgtgtttgtggtgcagGGAGTTCATGCCGGTGCCCTCCCAGCTACCCTTCACTGCTCTTGACCGTCTTTACAGCAGCAGGCCTTCTTCTGCTCACACTCAGCTGGCTGGCCATAGAGAAATGTGTGAGTATTGAAACTTTAACTAATATATCATTCAGATTGCAGTCATGTGACATGCAGATTCAAATCGACATGTCACTTCATGTTGGGAAGCAACACCGCAAGTGTTTTTCAGTagttgttgctgtgtgtgtcatTTCCCCCTCTCACATTATTTTACTGTACTTCTGACTGACTAACTTTTCAGACAactgctgtcaatcaaaatTACAATGTCAGCTGTACAAGTGGGTCATATTAAGATGAACTTCAATTAATGTTTCATCTTTAGCAGCAACAAACTGACATCTGTTTGAGTGAGTTAATTCTCAAGTAAGTCACAAAATCTGTTACATTACTCAAAGTGGTAAAAACTAAATCTTGACCGATTTTAACAACTGCAACAAAATACAGCCTCAAAAATGACCTTTAAGTAAAATCAATCATGCTTTCAGTCTAAaacaaactgttattttaagttTCGGTTACAGTCATGTTACTTTCACTTCAACTTTTACTGAAGGGACCTCAGGATGACCTGCAACGCAGACAGTTACAAGAGGAGTTTATAAATTAGTGTTTCGTTCAGTGTATTGcaattttctcttttctcagcTGAAATGAGACAGTTGTTCTAAAGGAATAAAATCCAAAGTGGCATTACTGTAtcaaacatgcaaacaaattTGACAACCAATTAATATTTGTTTAAGCAGAGATGCCAAAAACTCTCTTattcttttaattatttttcattttctaatgattgtaaactgaatatctttctGTTTTGAATTGTTAGTCAGATAAAACAAGAGTTTTAAAGATGTCACCCTGTTTTACAGACTCAAATATTTATCGATGAATTGAAAGGGCAATCTGTAAATTAACTGATGAACACAGTTACAAGTAACAAATACATACTGGAGCTTGAGGCCTTGAGGATAAACATACAATAAGTAAATAAGTGCATAAGTTTATAAACATTCCAAACTGAACATACATTGACTTCTACAATGGTAAGAAATAATGTTATATGTTGTAGgcaaagatgaagatgaagccTCATCAAACACCACAACCCCCTGTTCCAATCTACGAGGAAATGACCTGGAAGCAGCAGAGTACCGGAATCCCCCAAAATAACCACGAGGGCCCCTCACACCTGGAGGAAGTCAACTTCCCCGTGTACGCTAACCCCAACATCCGACAACCACAGGACAACTACTACGCCTGCCCCAGACAGCTCGCCCTCAGAGCCTGACGTGACTTCTGGCATTAAAATAATGGTGCAGCAGACATGTACAGGAAATGACACCAGCTCTGTAACTAAAGAAATATGATTTGACCGCATGTGAGGGGCGACATCTAATCCAGGAAGTAAGAGAGATCTCAGATTCGTGGAACAAAAGCAGATAGGCAAATaaccacaagaaaaaaaaagctattttattaatatttgaaaGAAGCTCCATAgttcatgaaaacatttgtttcgGTGCATGTCATTTAACAATCACATTCTATGAGGAGAAAGAGATATACAGAgagaaaaattaaaacattacaaGCCACTGACTTTTCATTAAATCTCGGTACAGACATTTTTACttaatattgaaaaaaaaggcaaaaaaaaaaccaaacaaaaaaaaacaaaaaaaccccagccCTAATCCCATACCCCCCATCCCACCCCTCAAGAAAACCGTAACAACTGAGAAAAAAACCCTTGAGGGTGACAGGCTAGAATCCCACAGTGCTAAAGAGTGAGACGCTCATTGGTTTTAGGAATACACAGCATGGCGATGTAGCGCTAGGTCAATCTGAATCAGGGGAGGGAAGCTGGAGGCAGGGGGCTCGACAAATCTCATCTCCACCCCCTCTaccccctcaaaaaaaaacaacacacattggAACCCAAAAAACCCCTGCAATAGATCAGCCACGTAGAAGTAGGCCATAAAATCCCCATCTTccacccccccaaccccaaACACTTGTGCATAGTTTCATGATCCTTTACAACCAGCTCATGTTTTACAAACATCCtccaaattgtgaaaaatgttccaCAAAAGTCTGATTTatctattaataataataccCGCTGtgggagaatgagagagagatagagagagagaaagaggaaagaaagagtaATGCACAATGTTCCTGATTCAGTCAGGACGGGACCTCAttaagaaaacacaataaagattCAAACATACAGCATTTTGCATGTTATTCacggtctttttttttcacaatcaaAATCAttgacctcttttttttttttgtttttaaatgtaaagcaATTTTAATATATAGATTTATATATAAAGCACTCCATTTTCATTTAAAGTCCATTATTTGGTTATTATGTAACTGCTACGGATTTAGAAACAAAAggtattttctcttcttctgaaATCCATAACTTTCAGTGCTTAGAATCGTTTCTTTTaaatcatcctttttttttgttttttgttttttgttttactcatcataaaaatgtacattaaaatgGCGTGGAGTTGGTACTCTGGAACCCTGGCCTTCCTGAGACAAGATCCACTTTTTCGTGTGTGTGCAAGATAGTGAGCaattatgtctttttttcttttctttctttttttatataaaggaaaaatatatataatcaacATAAAACATACAGGCTTTAGATAGTCCATGAAATCAACATTAACACAGAACAAAGAAGGTTAAACAGAACGAGACAACACTGTTCAATCCCAGAGTTCTGAAAGTAGCACAATAAATCTTCATTCTGTGaagtgttgcacttttttttttttttttttaaatggaagcatttgtcctttttttttttctttgtccaacATTCCCATGGTTGAATTATTTTGTCTTGCTGAATTTTTCTTCTGaactccagaaaaaaacaaagtgtttgtaAACTGTCAGTGGCcttgcagggaaaaaaaaaaataaacgaaTGACAAACATGGAGTGAATTGAACAGAAGTGAAAACAGAACGAAAGCTAACAAACCAAAAAGGTAGGCACCTCTGAAGTGAGCCCTAGTAACCAAGGCTCAGTCTGATGTCTTGTCCTTCACTCTCTCCGTTGCTCAGATTCGGGAGAGCTGAAGTCCTTCTACCCCCAATCTATGGCCACAGGTctgcaaaatactttttttgctgcattttttttttttttttttatacacatgtgatttttttttcttcagtttttttgttttgtttttttaggtttaCAGTCTGAAAAATGGTGCAATACTCAATTATGATCCATACTTTCTTGGATTATTCCACAATGAAAGCCACTAAGGTAgataaacattacattttaaaaacacacttattTTAGTCCTTGAGTAAACATTTACACATGAACTGTCCCCGTCTCCCCTCAGTACTTGTATCATGTTGTTCATTTAGCTGGATGAGGGGTGAGGCCGACACTCAGTGCAACGCTAGAGGCTAGTAACAATTAACATCAGAATATATTTTTGacaagcaaaaagaaaaaacaaaaaaacaaatcaacaacaaaaGTATACTGAATTGAAAAGAATCACAAGGCGGAAATTCCTCCGCTGTAATCACGAGCTCTCATACATATTTTCACCTCACACGCTAGTCAACAGTCATTCACACAACATACAGTACAAGCAGCCTTGTGCAAACACTCAAATACAACAGATGTAAATTTGCCTTTATATCGATCTTTGTTTTCAACAATACTCGCATTACAAATTTAATTCACTCTGAACCGATGCTATCAAAAAATCTCTGAAGTGTATGAATGAGACAAAAAAACCACTACAAAAAGTGTTCACATTACATTATTGGCGCTTCTTTTGATTCaagtatttgttttcattattttgtattactCTGATATGTTTATGATCTTGTCTTCTGGGAAATATATTGTTGAGGAGGATACACAGGGTTGAAGGCAgggcagggagagggagggggctTAGGCTAAGTGGAAAACAGAGAGATCCAgccatatacacacatacacccatTATGTACTCTTGggtgtatactgtatatgaacTAGCATGTGCATATTCAACCCAggcctttgttttttaaagagagaTTTGCTAATTCAACTCTTTTCGGGGGCCCCTGCCCCACACCCTTGTCTGATCGATGATTGAGAAGCATATTATGCTTGCGCTCCAGTTGCCTTAGAGTCTGTGTGACTTTCAGAAAAAGGGAGAGCATCGGATTTCCAACACTAGACAGGTAGATAAGAGTGCAGGTGAGGGGTGTGGTGGGAGGGGCCGGGGCTCTCAGTGCTGGTGTTGCGCCAAAAAATCCAGGGCACATCTGAGACTCGACCCTCTGTCCCAGTCACCCATCCTCCCACTCTATTTGACTCCCCCACTTCCACGCCAGTTCCTTGATTCAAGTCCAGTGTTGAGGAATATGTAGGTTTCCAGGAACAAACAGACAACACAGGCAATAGtgattgttttgttgaatgaTGCAAGTCTGAAGCGACTCTGGAAGAGGGCAAATCCCAAAAGTTTTAAGACTTGGTACCAAACTTGAGGTGTGTCTCCATTTCTGCTGATACGCTGGGGCTCCTGCTTGGACCCTGACCTCAAAGCCAGATGTGCAGTAATAGCCTGTTATATATTTGCTGGCGCCACCTTCAGGTTGGAGATCCAAAATGAACCCTCAGGATACAGCTCACAGAGAAACAGCACAGGCATCTCAGCCTCGGAGTGCACAGCtgaaacagacttttttttttgtagtttctagTTTTTGCAAAAAACCTTGATGAtaaagaaaaagatgtttttggtttttaaagAGATGTACCCGATGTGACCCATAAACAGTGCACAGACACATACAGGGAACCCTCAACCCACCCATCCCTCCTCTTGCAGCCTGATTCTTCACTAAATATCCAGTCTCCTGTTGGTGAAAAACCAGCACCATTCATCTGTCCTGCCCTTCTACTCCTCAAGCCTCCTACAGCTGGAGCTTGTGGTGTACGCCCCTGCAGCAATAAAAGAAACTGAAATCTTATCACTCTAAAGAAAAATTAGGATATGGCAAGATGGAAGTCGATATCTGTAGATGAGTTGGCACAAGACTGAAGAAGTGACTGTTTACCAACCACTAACGCCTCCAGCAGGTCTTTTAGTGTCATCTAGTAGCTCTGTCCACACAGTGGGAGACTAAACCCTTGAAGAGAAGCTTTTTCAGTGTCCCTTTCATTTTATCCAGGGGTTTAATTTTCAAGGGAAGCTGCCTGGTAGTAAAAGGTCGAAAGATAAGAGAAGATGTGGCGGATGGCTGTGATTTTCTAAATGGCTGTGAACCAACACCTCCTCGTCTTTGCATAGAAATGGAAGGCTGTTATCAGTTGAGGTGGTTCTAAGTGTAACTGAGTGCTCCCAGAGTTAAACATAAAGCACCAGCGTGAGTGAGGCCCATCAACACTAAAGGATGTGTGTGTTATGAGACGACATAGAGCGGAGGAGGGTGCTCCAGGACGGACAGAAGAAGTTGGCTCACTATCCTGGAGAAACTTAAACAACCCTTCCGCACTTGCTTTGACTCTTCAAATGCCCGGTCTGACCCCACATGAAGAGCTCCCCCACCAGCCTTTTCTACAGAGATCTGCAGTGTTTAGTATGGCCTTGCTGCATGGCTGAGGCGTACCTCTAGACTACACACTGCTTCTGCCTCGGAGGCGGTGGGAGGGGCAGGAGAGAAGCTGAACACTGCATAAAGATCAATATCAAAAAGCCATGAAATTGTCATCAGAAAACAATCATTATCTATATCATCAATGATAACAGCAACAATATCAGCAAACTTCatgacaacaataaaataaaaatgcacactGGCAATTCCATAAATGaaaccaagaaaaacaaaacacacccaACACCTCCATCTCTGGCTAAAGTGATCCTtgcaggagagagacagagagagcggaGTTGGAGGTTGCTGAGGACAGAGTCTGGCGCAGCAGTAGTAGTAAATTTAATACAGGTGGGCCAGTTCTGAAAGAGCTGCTCTTGGCCTGGAGGCCTGGGGAAGGGGTAGAGGGGGGAGCCAGTTTGTAGGGATCTGCAGGGAGGCAGCAAGCGAGCAGGAGGGTGGGGGTGAGGGCTGCTGCAGAGCACTGCTCTCTGCAGCAGGCAGGCACTCAGTGGCCACACTTTCACACAGGTTGGCAGGGCCTCCGATAGAAAGAAcacgaaaagaaaaaaggatgaaaaaagaTGGCGATCCTCCCTGC contains:
- the LOC115576365 gene encoding uncharacterized protein LOC115576365, whose product is MKRNFACVLIFIQLFEVYAELIFRKLSESESLELSCTPQLEHSSLTGLHLYHRNAQSQTTLLSMAEGGEVRVNPEHRGRLQLRGGLDSLQINVTTSHLKPSDTGLYVLELSYRENNSEQIIFISAQKVFLLVEGTGSSCRCPPSYPSLLLTVFTAAGLLLLTLSWLAIEKCAKMKMKPHQTPQPPVPIYEEMTWKQQSTGIPQNNHEGPSHLEEVNFPVYANPNIRQPQDNYYACPRQLALRA